A section of the Bacillus sp. HSf4 genome encodes:
- the scpB gene encoding SMC-Scp complex subunit ScpB — MTLDIVNWKAIVEALLYAAGDEGLTKKQLLSVLEIDETELQDIMHDVKESYEQEDRGIELVEYADTYMLSTKKEFAVYLKKLIEAPSKGLSQAALEVLAIVSYKQPITRAEVEDIRGVKSERILQSLVAKALLCEVGRADGPGRAILYGTTDTFLEQFGLKALEELPPLPENVEEDGVQEEADLFFENFNQTFEDLK, encoded by the coding sequence ATGACGCTTGATATCGTGAATTGGAAGGCCATTGTCGAAGCGTTGCTCTATGCGGCGGGAGACGAAGGCCTTACCAAAAAACAGCTGTTATCCGTTTTGGAAATCGATGAAACAGAGCTTCAGGATATTATGCACGACGTAAAGGAAAGCTATGAACAGGAAGACAGAGGCATTGAGCTTGTTGAATACGCAGACACTTACATGCTTTCGACAAAAAAAGAATTTGCCGTCTATTTGAAAAAGCTGATCGAAGCTCCTTCAAAAGGGCTTTCCCAGGCGGCGCTTGAAGTGTTGGCCATCGTCTCATATAAACAGCCGATTACAAGGGCTGAAGTCGAAGATATAAGGGGGGTTAAATCCGAACGGATTCTCCAAAGCCTTGTCGCAAAAGCGCTGCTCTGTGAAGTAGGACGAGCGGATGGGCCGGGCCGGGCGATTTTATACGGAACGACAGACACATTTCTAGAGCAGTTTGGATTAAAGGCGCTTGAAGAACTTCCGCCGCTGCCTGAAAACGTCGAAGAAGACGGGGTGCAGGAGGAAGCTGATTTATTCTTCGAGAATTTCAATCAGACGTTTGAAGATTTAAAATAG
- a CDS encoding segregation/condensation protein A gives MMEYQVKIEAFEGPLDLLLHLINRLEIDIYDIPVAKITEQYLLYVHTMRELELDVASEYLVMAATLLSIKSRMLLPKQEEELFDEEFLEEEEDPREELIEKLIEYRKYKSAAQNLKEREEERQKSFAKPPSDLSSYAKEIKLSEQKLSVTVYDMLGAFQKVLNRKKISRPSETRISRQEIPIEERMAQIVDNLKSARKRINFTELFPYEQKEHLVVTFLAILELMKNQLIIIEQEHNFSDIYITGSEAIHDA, from the coding sequence ATCATGGAATATCAGGTGAAAATCGAGGCGTTTGAAGGACCGTTGGATTTGCTTTTGCATCTTATCAATCGGCTCGAGATAGACATTTATGACATACCTGTTGCGAAGATAACCGAGCAATATTTATTATATGTGCATACGATGCGTGAGCTTGAGTTAGATGTAGCGAGCGAATATTTGGTGATGGCCGCCACCCTGCTCAGCATTAAAAGCCGGATGCTCCTTCCGAAACAAGAAGAAGAGCTGTTTGATGAGGAGTTTCTTGAAGAGGAAGAGGACCCGAGAGAAGAATTGATTGAAAAATTGATAGAGTACAGAAAGTACAAAAGTGCGGCGCAAAATTTAAAAGAGCGTGAAGAAGAGCGGCAAAAATCGTTCGCCAAACCGCCGAGCGACTTAAGCAGCTACGCCAAGGAAATCAAGCTGAGCGAACAAAAGCTTTCGGTAACGGTTTATGATATGCTCGGCGCATTTCAAAAGGTGCTGAACCGGAAGAAAATCAGCCGTCCTTCGGAAACGAGGATTTCAAGGCAGGAAATCCCGATCGAAGAAAGAATGGCGCAAATCGTCGACAATTTGAAATCGGCCCGAAAAAGAATCAACTTTACGGAACTGTTTCCGTATGAACAAAAAGAGCATTTGGTCGTGACGTTTTTAGCGATATTGGAGCTGATGAAAAATCAGCTGATCATCATTGAACAGGAACATAATTTTTCAGATATTTACATCACAGGGAGTGAAGCGATTCATGACGCTTGA
- a CDS encoding YjcZ family sporulation protein, whose protein sequence is MSGQGFGYGGGFALIVVLFILLIIVGAAWIY, encoded by the coding sequence ATGAGCGGTCAAGGCTTCGGCTACGGCGGAGGTTTTGCTTTGATTGTGGTTCTGTTTATTTTGTTAATTATTGTAGGAGCCGCATGGATCTATTAA
- a CDS encoding DUF309 domain-containing protein, protein MYPEAYIDYLAEFHGSRDYFECHEILEEHWKKEPPGARKLYWVGLIQLAVALYHQRRNNFTGAKRLMANSIRILEGEQTAVESLGLDYSRLISLLKHTYRKIESHSPYESIMLPIADKALEERCRKKCEQQSYPWGRTSVVQDAFLIDKHRLRDRSEVLAEREKEIARRKKSRGR, encoded by the coding sequence ATGTATCCCGAAGCTTACATCGATTATCTGGCTGAATTTCATGGATCAAGGGATTATTTTGAGTGCCATGAAATTTTGGAGGAACATTGGAAAAAAGAACCTCCGGGAGCACGGAAGCTTTACTGGGTCGGTTTGATCCAGCTGGCCGTCGCCCTCTACCATCAGCGGAGAAACAACTTCACCGGCGCGAAAAGGTTAATGGCAAACAGCATCCGCATTCTCGAAGGCGAGCAGACGGCCGTTGAATCACTCGGATTAGACTACAGCCGGCTCATCAGCCTGCTAAAGCATACTTACCGAAAAATCGAATCGCATTCTCCTTACGAAAGCATCATGCTTCCCATTGCAGACAAGGCGCTTGAGGAGCGATGCCGAAAAAAATGCGAACAGCAATCCTATCCATGGGGGCGGACAAGCGTTGTACAGGACGCCTTCCTCATCGATAAACACCGGCTGAGAGACCGGAGTGAAGTGCTGGCCGAACGGGAAAAAGAAATCGCGCGGCGAAAAAAGAGCAGAGGCCGATAG
- a CDS encoding GNAT family N-acetyltransferase — MLIRYKKSFEKIAMGLLSFMPNEKDVKQLQQTIKDYETDAERQLFLWKEGEDIVGCVGVEKREEEVEIKHISVNPSHRHQGIGKKMVSAVSQMFDPKPLVPNELTKGFFERCQDHENEDITYNK; from the coding sequence ATGTTAATTCGTTATAAAAAGTCATTCGAAAAGATTGCGATGGGTCTCCTTTCGTTCATGCCGAATGAGAAGGATGTCAAGCAGCTTCAGCAGACAATAAAAGACTATGAAACGGACGCTGAAAGACAGCTTTTCCTCTGGAAAGAAGGCGAGGATATCGTCGGCTGTGTAGGAGTAGAAAAAAGAGAAGAAGAAGTTGAAATTAAGCATATCAGTGTAAACCCGTCTCACCGTCATCAAGGAATCGGCAAAAAAATGGTATCGGCCGTTTCGCAGATGTTTGACCCAAAACCGCTGGTTCCGAATGAATTAACGAAAGGATTTTTTGAACGCTGTCAGGATCACGAAAATGAAGACATCACATATAACAAATGA
- the ribE gene encoding 6,7-dimethyl-8-ribityllumazine synthase, which translates to MNKIEGHVVGTDLKIGIVVSRFNDFITSKLLSGAEDTLLRHGVKSDDIDVAWVPGAFEIPLIAKKMAETKKYDAVITLGTVIRGATSHYDYVCNEAAKGIAASGMSTGVPVIFGVVTTETIEQAIERAGTKAGNKGAEAAVAAIEMANLTRSLQ; encoded by the coding sequence ATGAATAAAATTGAAGGCCATGTAGTTGGAACAGATTTGAAAATCGGCATTGTCGTATCAAGATTCAACGATTTTATTACAAGCAAGCTGTTAAGCGGTGCAGAAGATACGCTCTTAAGACATGGGGTCAAATCTGATGATATCGATGTCGCCTGGGTTCCCGGTGCATTTGAGATTCCATTGATCGCGAAAAAAATGGCTGAAACGAAAAAGTATGACGCGGTGATCACGCTGGGTACGGTGATCAGGGGGGCGACAAGCCATTATGACTATGTGTGCAATGAAGCGGCAAAGGGAATCGCAGCAAGCGGCATGTCGACTGGTGTTCCGGTCATCTTTGGAGTCGTGACGACTGAAACGATAGAGCAGGCGATAGAACGCGCCGGAACGAAAGCCGGCAATAAAGGCGCTGAGGCTGCTGTTGCGGCGATTGAAATGGCAAACCTGACCCGGTCGCTTCAATAA
- a CDS encoding bifunctional 3,4-dihydroxy-2-butanone-4-phosphate synthase/GTP cyclohydrolase II, which translates to MFHTIDEAIHDLKQGKVIIVVDDEDRENEGDFVALAEHATPEVINFMASHGRGLICAPLTEEIASRLDLHPMVDENTDAHHTAFTVSVDHRETKTGISAQERSLTVMSLIDENAGPLDFKRPGHIFPLIAKKGGVLKRAGHTEAAVDLAAACGSKPAGVICEIMNEDGTMARVPELKKIADQHGLKMITIKDLIEYRYSKGTLINREVGITLPSDFGTFKVFGYTNEIDNKEHIALVKGDVPFGDEPVLVRVHSECLTGDVFGSHRCDCGPQLAAALSQIEKAGRGVLVYLRQEGRGIGLINKLKAYKLQEEGYDTVQANEQLGFRPDLRNYGIGAQILRDLGVKNMKLLTNNPRKIAGLEGYGLTIAGRIPLQMEANKDNEHYLKTKKSKLGHMLHF; encoded by the coding sequence ATGTTTCATACAATTGATGAAGCGATACACGATCTAAAGCAGGGGAAAGTTATCATCGTGGTCGATGATGAAGACAGGGAAAATGAGGGTGACTTCGTCGCATTGGCCGAACATGCGACACCAGAGGTGATCAACTTCATGGCATCCCATGGAAGAGGCTTGATTTGTGCGCCGCTGACCGAAGAGATCGCGTCAAGGCTCGACCTTCATCCGATGGTGGATGAAAATACAGATGCTCATCACACCGCCTTTACGGTCAGTGTGGACCACCGTGAGACAAAGACAGGAATCAGCGCTCAGGAGCGCTCTTTGACGGTGATGTCGCTGATCGACGAAAACGCCGGCCCGCTTGATTTTAAAAGACCGGGGCATATTTTCCCGCTGATCGCGAAAAAAGGCGGCGTGCTCAAAAGAGCAGGGCATACGGAAGCGGCCGTTGACCTTGCGGCGGCGTGCGGTTCCAAGCCTGCCGGCGTTATTTGCGAGATCATGAATGAAGATGGGACGATGGCGAGGGTTCCGGAGCTCAAAAAAATTGCTGATCAGCACGGTCTGAAAATGATTACGATCAAAGATCTCATCGAATACCGATACAGCAAAGGAACGCTGATCAACCGCGAAGTAGGCATCACGCTTCCTTCAGATTTCGGCACCTTCAAGGTGTTTGGCTACACAAACGAAATTGACAATAAAGAGCATATTGCCCTTGTCAAAGGGGATGTTCCGTTTGGTGACGAACCTGTGCTTGTCAGGGTTCATTCAGAGTGTCTGACGGGCGATGTTTTCGGCTCTCACCGCTGTGACTGCGGTCCGCAGCTCGCCGCCGCGCTGTCGCAAATTGAAAAAGCCGGCCGCGGCGTCCTCGTATATTTACGGCAGGAAGGAAGAGGCATCGGTCTGATCAATAAGCTGAAGGCCTACAAGCTTCAGGAGGAAGGCTATGACACCGTACAGGCAAACGAACAGCTTGGCTTTCGTCCAGACCTGCGAAATTACGGCATCGGCGCTCAAATCTTAAGGGATCTAGGCGTGAAAAACATGAAGCTTTTAACGAACAATCCGCGGAAAATTGCCGGTCTTGAAGGCTACGGTTTAACAATCGCCGGCAGAATTCCGCTGCAGATGGAAGCGAACAAAGACAACGAACATTATTTAAAAACGAAAAAATCAAAACTGGGGCATATGCTTCATTTTTAA
- the ribE gene encoding riboflavin synthase produces MFTGIIEEVGTILDLKKAGNAMSLVIQSNIVTEDVKLGDSIAVNGVCLTVNDFKKGQFTADVMLETLKATSLGTLKKGSAVNLERAMAANGRFGGHMVSGHVDGTATIVRIEKAENAVYYDLKLDPALAKMLVIKGSIAVDGVSLTIFGLTEDQVTVSLIPHTLDETIFPEKKVGSIVNIECDMIGKYIYRFLHQQNQEQQTPTITAAFLKENGF; encoded by the coding sequence ATGTTTACAGGCATCATTGAAGAAGTCGGAACGATTTTAGACTTGAAAAAGGCAGGAAACGCCATGTCTTTAGTCATTCAATCAAACATAGTGACCGAAGATGTCAAGCTTGGCGACAGCATTGCGGTCAACGGAGTCTGCCTGACCGTCAATGATTTTAAAAAAGGTCAGTTTACGGCCGACGTCATGCTGGAAACGCTGAAAGCGACATCGCTCGGCACATTGAAAAAAGGCAGTGCCGTCAACCTGGAAAGGGCGATGGCGGCGAACGGCCGTTTTGGCGGCCACATGGTGTCGGGGCATGTCGACGGCACGGCAACCATTGTCCGGATAGAAAAAGCGGAAAACGCCGTATACTATGATTTAAAGCTTGATCCAGCATTGGCGAAAATGCTTGTTATAAAAGGCTCCATCGCCGTTGACGGCGTCAGCCTGACGATCTTCGGATTGACCGAGGATCAAGTCACTGTCTCGCTCATTCCGCACACACTGGATGAAACGATTTTTCCGGAAAAAAAGGTCGGAAGCATCGTCAATATTGAGTGCGATATGATCGGCAAATACATTTACCGGTTTCTTCACCAGCAAAATCAAGAACAGCAGACACCGACAATCACTGCAGCATTTTTAAAAGAAAACGGGTTTTGA
- the ribD gene encoding bifunctional diaminohydroxyphosphoribosylaminopyrimidine deaminase/5-amino-6-(5-phosphoribosylamino)uracil reductase RibD: protein MKDEDYMNLALELAKQGEGQTGANPLVGAVVVKDGQVVGMGAHLQYGEAHAEVHAIQMAGRHAEGAVIYVTLEPCSHYGKTPPCAELIIRSGLSRVVVAAEDPNPLVSGRGIKMLQEAGIEVTTGVLKEQAEELNEKFMHFMRTGLPYVTLKAAASLDGKTATSTGDSKWITSSEARMDAHKYRKNHQSILVGVGTIKADDPSLTCRLPDVVNQPVRVILDTSLTIPLDAKVIHDKEAPTWIYTTSKADPDIVRHLEEKGVQIIVFDNESISVKEVLQHLAENGIASVYVEGGSTVHASFVKEGLYQQIIFYLAPKLIGGFSSPSAISGEGFQSMKDVPLLQFTTITKIGQDVKLAAKPIKE, encoded by the coding sequence TTGAAGGACGAGGATTATATGAATCTCGCATTAGAGCTGGCAAAACAGGGCGAGGGGCAGACCGGCGCCAATCCGCTTGTCGGAGCTGTCGTCGTAAAGGACGGTCAGGTTGTCGGAATGGGTGCCCACTTACAATACGGTGAAGCGCATGCTGAAGTGCACGCCATTCAAATGGCGGGGCGCCATGCAGAAGGAGCTGTGATATACGTCACGCTTGAACCTTGCAGCCACTACGGAAAAACGCCGCCATGCGCGGAGCTGATCATTCGCTCCGGGCTCAGCAGAGTCGTTGTTGCTGCCGAAGATCCGAACCCGCTTGTTTCCGGAAGAGGAATCAAGATGCTGCAGGAAGCCGGAATTGAAGTGACGACAGGTGTTCTCAAAGAGCAGGCGGAAGAGCTGAACGAAAAATTCATGCATTTCATGCGGACGGGACTGCCGTATGTTACATTAAAGGCCGCTGCAAGCCTTGACGGCAAAACGGCTACAAGTACAGGCGACAGCAAATGGATCACCTCCAGTGAAGCCAGGATGGATGCTCATAAGTACCGAAAAAATCATCAGAGTATTTTAGTCGGTGTGGGCACAATAAAAGCGGACGACCCGAGTCTGACGTGCCGGCTGCCCGATGTGGTGAATCAGCCGGTCAGGGTGATACTCGACACCAGCCTGACGATTCCGCTTGACGCCAAGGTGATTCATGACAAAGAAGCGCCCACTTGGATTTACACGACATCCAAGGCCGATCCAGACATCGTCCGCCATCTCGAGGAAAAAGGCGTTCAGATCATTGTTTTCGACAACGAGTCGATTTCAGTAAAGGAAGTGCTTCAGCATCTGGCGGAAAACGGCATCGCTTCTGTCTATGTTGAAGGCGGATCGACCGTTCATGCAAGCTTTGTCAAAGAAGGACTTTATCAGCAGATCATCTTCTATCTTGCCCCAAAATTAATCGGAGGGTTTTCTTCTCCCAGTGCCATCTCCGGTGAAGGCTTTCAATCGATGAAAGATGTCCCCTTATTACAATTCACAACCATTACGAAAATCGGCCAGGATGTAAAACTGGCAGCTAAACCGATAAAAGAATAG
- a CDS encoding Hsp20/alpha crystallin family protein: MPLVPYDPFKHLNTIRREFDRVFADFPANAGGEHGFGDIRVDVHETGNEIVASCDIPGLESKEDVHIDVENNMLHISGSVNRSNEVQEENMHRKERFVGRFHRSVMLPASVSHEGIKASYKNGVLEVRMPKENQDHKRKIDVEFH; the protein is encoded by the coding sequence ATGCCGTTAGTACCTTATGACCCATTTAAACATTTAAATACGATCAGAAGAGAGTTTGACAGGGTGTTTGCGGACTTTCCGGCAAATGCCGGAGGAGAGCACGGGTTCGGCGACATTCGGGTGGATGTTCATGAAACCGGAAATGAAATCGTAGCCTCCTGTGATATTCCGGGGCTTGAAAGCAAGGAAGATGTTCATATTGATGTTGAAAACAACATGCTGCACATCAGCGGGTCTGTCAACAGATCGAATGAAGTGCAAGAAGAAAACATGCACAGAAAGGAGCGGTTTGTCGGCCGTTTTCACAGATCTGTGATGCTTCCGGCTTCTGTCTCCCATGAGGGTATAAAAGCATCGTATAAAAACGGGGTGCTTGAAGTAAGGATGCCAAAGGAAAACCAAGACCATAAAAGAAAAATAGATGTTGAATTTCACTGA
- a CDS encoding peptidylprolyl isomerase: MAKKGYIQLTNGKKIEFELYPEAAPGTVANFEKLANEGFYDGLKFHRVIPGFVSQGGCPHGTGTGGPGYTIKCETEGNPHKHEAGSLSMAHAGKDTGGSQFFIVHEPQPHLNGVHTVFGKVTSGLDAVTSMEQGQGMEKVEVYDA, encoded by the coding sequence ATGGCTAAAAAAGGATACATACAATTAACAAACGGCAAAAAAATCGAGTTTGAATTATATCCGGAGGCAGCGCCAGGCACTGTCGCCAACTTTGAAAAACTTGCGAACGAAGGGTTTTACGACGGACTGAAATTTCACCGCGTCATTCCGGGATTCGTCAGCCAGGGAGGCTGCCCGCACGGCACAGGAACAGGCGGTCCCGGCTACACGATCAAATGTGAAACAGAGGGAAATCCCCATAAACATGAAGCCGGTTCTCTCTCAATGGCGCATGCCGGCAAAGACACAGGCGGCAGCCAATTCTTTATCGTCCATGAGCCACAGCCGCACCTGAACGGCGTTCACACGGTCTTCGGCAAAGTCACATCAGGTCTTGATGCTGTGACTTCAATGGAGCAGGGACAAGGAATGGAAAAAGTCGAAGTGTACGACGCATAA
- a CDS encoding DUF1002 domain-containing protein: MKKTLLGICTALCLLIFPQVSFADAAAGDVIITLGKDLSAQDRQKVLNEMNAPDNATIIEVTNAEEHKYLGDYIPKADIGTRAISSSSITIAKKGTGLEVQTNNISKITDEMYLNALMTAGVKDAKIYVTAPFEVSGTAALTGLMKAYETTSGKEISEDVKKVANEELVTTSELGQQIGADNASALLAKVKEEVAKNGGSQSKEEIEKTIDQAASDLGITLTDEQKKSLLSLFDNMKNINIDWNQVGDQLDKAKDKITKFLDSEEGKNFIQKLIDFFISLWNAIVSVFTGGGASESNG, encoded by the coding sequence TTGAAAAAAACACTACTTGGAATTTGCACAGCATTGTGTCTGCTCATCTTTCCGCAGGTCAGCTTTGCTGACGCCGCAGCGGGAGACGTGATTATTACACTGGGAAAAGACCTGTCAGCTCAGGACAGACAAAAAGTGCTGAATGAAATGAATGCGCCTGATAACGCGACGATCATTGAGGTGACAAATGCTGAGGAGCATAAATATTTAGGAGATTATATCCCGAAAGCGGACATCGGCACTAGAGCGATATCTTCTTCTTCGATTACGATAGCGAAAAAAGGCACCGGTTTGGAGGTCCAAACGAACAACATCAGCAAAATTACCGATGAAATGTATTTAAACGCGCTGATGACGGCAGGAGTCAAGGATGCCAAAATCTATGTCACCGCGCCTTTTGAAGTATCCGGAACAGCCGCTTTAACAGGGCTGATGAAAGCGTATGAAACAACTTCCGGCAAAGAGATTTCCGAAGATGTCAAAAAAGTCGCAAATGAAGAGCTTGTCACCACTTCTGAGCTCGGCCAACAAATCGGCGCTGACAATGCATCAGCACTGCTGGCCAAAGTCAAAGAAGAAGTCGCGAAAAACGGCGGTTCACAATCGAAGGAAGAGATAGAAAAAACGATTGATCAGGCTGCATCTGATTTGGGCATTACATTGACAGATGAACAGAAAAAATCGCTTCTGTCATTGTTTGACAACATGAAAAACATCAACATCGACTGGAACCAGGTTGGAGACCAGCTTGACAAAGCCAAAGACAAAATCACTAAATTCCTAGATTCTGAAGAAGGGAAAAATTTCATTCAAAAACTGATCGATTTCTTTATTTCCCTGTGGAATGCCATCGTTTCCGTCTTCACGGGCGGCGGCGCTTCGGAATCTAATGGATGA
- a CDS encoding poly-gamma-glutamate hydrolase family protein, with protein MKPAKVSLLHRMLHCLKQCVDCNTAKSFTAINRFVNILLILAVISFPFSIAAHGFSSQSADQYDSFAELKNHEDPADYRIVAKHGGSRMLIMAIHGGGIEPGTSEIANELSRSYSMYLFEGLKSSGNSVLHITSTRFDEPTALEMAASHEYIMSLHGYYGEERLIKVGGTDRTKIKRLVIELNKAGFAAEMLDTDDKYAGTHPDNIANKSISGLSIQLEMSTGFRKSLFDVFTLKDRASTQNPAFYRFTKLLADFIQKNYQD; from the coding sequence ATGAAACCGGCCAAAGTATCCCTACTCCACCGCATGCTCCATTGCCTGAAGCAATGTGTTGATTGTAACACAGCAAAGTCATTTACAGCAATCAACAGATTTGTGAATATTTTATTAATTTTAGCTGTGATTTCATTCCCATTTTCAATAGCGGCTCACGGATTTTCTTCACAATCCGCTGATCAATATGACAGCTTTGCAGAACTAAAAAATCATGAAGACCCGGCCGATTACCGAATCGTTGCCAAACATGGCGGCAGCCGGATGTTGATCATGGCAATCCACGGGGGCGGAATAGAACCGGGAACAAGCGAAATAGCCAACGAATTGTCCAGAAGCTATTCCATGTACCTGTTTGAAGGGCTGAAATCCTCAGGAAACAGTGTGCTTCATATTACAAGCACCCGCTTCGACGAGCCAACAGCGCTCGAGATGGCTGCAAGCCATGAATATATCATGTCGCTTCACGGGTACTATGGGGAGGAACGTCTGATTAAAGTGGGCGGGACAGACCGCACAAAAATCAAACGGCTGGTCATCGAATTGAACAAAGCGGGATTTGCCGCCGAAATGCTTGACACCGATGACAAATATGCCGGAACCCATCCGGACAATATCGCCAACAAATCCATTTCAGGACTGAGCATCCAGCTTGAAATGAGCACCGGTTTTCGAAAATCTTTATTCGATGTCTTCACACTGAAAGACAGGGCGTCCACGCAAAATCCGGCATTTTACCGCTTCACAAAGCTGTTAGCAGATTTCATTCAGAAAAACTATCAAGACTGA
- the lysA gene encoding diaminopimelate decarboxylase, with the protein MFLHGTSRQNERGHLEIGGVDVLSLAEKYGTPLYVYDVALIRERARKFQQAFQEAGLKAQVAYASKAFSSVAMIQLADEEGLSLDVVSGGELFTAIKAGFPPERIHFHGNNKSPQEIEMALQHQIGCIVLDNFHEIAITEELCKRSGQTVDVLLRITPGVEAHTHDYITTGQEDSKFGFDLHNGQVEQAIEQVLRAPGFRLLGVHCHIGSQIFDTAGFVLAADKIFEKLAEWRESYSFIPSVLNLGGGFGIRYTKEDEPLGADVYVKKIIEAVKANAEHFGFDIPEIWIEPGRSLVGDAGTTLYTIGSQKQVPGIRKYVAIDGGMSDNIRPALYEAKYEAAVANRMNVACDDTVSIAGKCCESGDMLIWDLEVPEVRDGDVLAVFCTGAYGYSMANNYNRIPRPAVVFVEDGEAQLVIQRESYEDIVKLDLPLKSKVKQS; encoded by the coding sequence TTGTTTTTACATGGTACCAGCAGACAAAATGAAAGAGGACATCTCGAAATCGGCGGTGTTGATGTTCTATCATTAGCAGAAAAATATGGAACTCCCCTTTATGTATACGATGTAGCTTTGATCAGGGAACGCGCCCGGAAATTCCAACAAGCGTTTCAGGAAGCCGGTTTGAAGGCGCAAGTCGCCTATGCAAGCAAGGCGTTCTCATCTGTGGCGATGATTCAGCTTGCCGATGAAGAAGGGCTGTCATTGGACGTTGTTTCAGGCGGAGAGCTGTTTACAGCGATCAAAGCAGGCTTTCCGCCAGAACGGATTCATTTTCATGGAAATAATAAAAGTCCGCAGGAAATCGAAATGGCGCTTCAGCATCAAATCGGCTGCATTGTGCTCGACAATTTTCACGAGATTGCCATCACGGAAGAGCTGTGCAAACGCTCCGGACAAACTGTGGATGTATTGCTCAGAATTACGCCGGGAGTTGAAGCGCACACACATGATTACATTACGACAGGTCAGGAAGATTCCAAATTCGGTTTTGATCTGCATAACGGGCAGGTGGAACAAGCCATCGAGCAGGTACTCCGCGCACCGGGTTTCCGGCTGCTTGGCGTACATTGTCACATCGGTTCGCAAATCTTTGATACGGCGGGCTTTGTTCTGGCTGCAGACAAAATTTTCGAAAAGCTCGCAGAGTGGCGGGAATCCTACTCCTTTATCCCGAGCGTGCTCAACCTTGGCGGCGGCTTCGGCATCCGTTATACAAAAGAGGATGAGCCGTTGGGTGCAGATGTTTATGTCAAGAAAATTATTGAGGCGGTTAAAGCAAACGCCGAACACTTCGGCTTTGACATTCCGGAAATCTGGATCGAACCTGGCCGGTCGCTCGTCGGAGATGCGGGAACGACGCTCTATACGATCGGTTCGCAAAAGCAGGTGCCCGGCATCCGCAAATATGTGGCGATTGACGGAGGAATGAGCGACAATATCAGACCGGCGCTTTATGAAGCAAAATATGAAGCAGCGGTCGCCAACAGAATGAATGTTGCCTGTGATGATACGGTGTCGATTGCCGGCAAATGCTGTGAAAGCGGCGATATGCTGATATGGGATTTAGAGGTGCCGGAAGTCCGCGACGGCGATGTTCTTGCTGTTTTTTGCACCGGTGCATACGGCTACAGCATGGCCAACAATTACAACCGGATTCCGCGCCCGGCCGTCGTCTTTGTTGAAGATGGGGAAGCGCAGCTCGTCATTCAGAGGGAGTCTTATGAAGATATTGTCAAACTGGACCTGCCGTTGAAGTCGAAAGTCAAACAGTCATAA